A DNA window from Halorubrum sp. DM2 contains the following coding sequences:
- a CDS encoding YhbY family RNA-binding protein, producing MSDQELRKEAHDLDVTVWVGKHGIDSVVDETADQLDDRKLVKVKFLRAARGGTSTDELAAELADAVDAELIETRGNTAVLH from the coding sequence ATGAGCGACCAGGAACTCCGAAAAGAGGCGCACGACCTCGACGTCACCGTCTGGGTCGGGAAACACGGCATCGACTCGGTCGTCGACGAGACGGCGGACCAGCTCGACGACCGGAAGCTGGTGAAAGTGAAGTTCTTGCGGGCGGCCCGCGGCGGGACCTCGACGGACGAGCTGGCCGCCGAGCTGGCCGACGCCGTCGACGCCGAGCTGATCGAGACGCGCGGGAACACGGCGGTGCTTCACTGA
- a CDS encoding universal stress protein: MSSSDDGEAVDLLAHALLPVANEDDALATARALEPYDPERVTALHVVEKGDGVPDKTPVEQSEELAAESYAAVRSVFPDAAEHTAYGRDVVEEIFEAADAVGATAIVYRAREGNRLVQLLSGDLSTKLVSGAPVPVVALPRAESDE, from the coding sequence ATGAGTTCATCCGACGACGGTGAGGCCGTCGACCTGCTCGCGCACGCACTCCTCCCCGTCGCGAACGAGGACGACGCGCTGGCGACCGCGAGGGCGCTCGAACCGTACGACCCAGAGCGCGTGACCGCCCTCCACGTCGTCGAGAAGGGGGACGGCGTCCCGGACAAGACGCCCGTCGAACAGTCCGAAGAGCTCGCGGCCGAGTCGTACGCCGCGGTGCGGTCGGTGTTCCCGGACGCGGCGGAACACACGGCGTACGGCCGGGACGTCGTCGAGGAGATATTCGAGGCGGCCGACGCCGTCGGCGCGACGGCCATCGTCTACCGGGCGCGAGAGGGCAACCGCCTCGTCCAGCTGCTCTCCGGCGACCTGTCGACCAAGCTCGTGAGCGGAGCGCCCGTCCCAGTCGTGGCGCTTCCGCGCGCGGAGTCGGACGAATGA
- a CDS encoding TrkH family potassium uptake protein, protein MTRTVDPRAVLSYTGTIVKILSASMTVPLVVGLIYGEDALAFAVSMTVAVAIGAGMERLHDDPDLGPRDALAVVSLAWFAAALVGAIPYVIAGHGTASALGQPMNALFESMSGFTTTGATATTEISFERHSHAVLMWRQLTQWLGGMGIIVLMVAILPQLAVNGAELMKSEAPGPGLQKLTPRIAQTARALWLIYLAFTVALIAILALLGLTGLAPEMNLYNAIAHGFSTLPTGGFSPQAESIAAFSPVAQWVFVPFMVIAGVNFALFWLLLRDEPRRMFDNTEFRVYLGLVTGFAAVLAVGLFYGGAPATEIGGITEGATENALRQGVFQVASLMNSTGYATADFAQWDTQTRFFLLFVMFVGGSAGSTGGGIKVIRWLIVAKVLYRELYTTANPEVVRPVRLGGEVIDENVIRGIMVFTLLYFLLFALAAVFIEIDTSRVPGMTLSGTEAFAASLATIGNIGPGLGPLGPFGSYEVLPNTTKLLMIGLMWIGRLEIVPVLALFVAGFDDR, encoded by the coding sequence GTGACGCGGACGGTCGACCCCCGGGCGGTGCTCAGCTACACCGGGACCATCGTCAAGATCCTCTCGGCGTCGATGACCGTTCCGCTCGTCGTGGGGCTGATCTACGGCGAGGACGCGCTCGCGTTCGCCGTGTCGATGACGGTCGCGGTCGCGATCGGGGCGGGGATGGAACGCCTTCACGACGACCCCGACCTCGGTCCCCGCGACGCGCTGGCGGTCGTCTCGCTCGCGTGGTTCGCGGCCGCGCTCGTCGGCGCGATCCCGTACGTCATCGCCGGGCACGGCACCGCGTCCGCGCTGGGTCAGCCGATGAACGCGCTGTTCGAGTCGATGAGCGGCTTCACGACGACGGGCGCGACCGCGACCACCGAGATCAGCTTCGAACGGCACTCGCACGCGGTGTTGATGTGGCGACAGCTCACCCAGTGGCTCGGCGGGATGGGGATCATCGTGCTGATGGTCGCCATCCTCCCGCAGCTGGCGGTCAACGGCGCGGAGCTGATGAAATCGGAGGCCCCGGGACCGGGCCTCCAGAAGCTCACGCCGCGGATCGCACAGACCGCGCGGGCGCTCTGGCTCATCTACCTCGCGTTCACGGTCGCGTTGATCGCGATCTTGGCGCTCCTCGGACTCACCGGGCTCGCGCCGGAGATGAACCTGTACAACGCGATCGCCCACGGCTTCTCGACGCTGCCGACGGGCGGATTCTCGCCGCAGGCGGAGAGCATCGCGGCGTTCTCGCCGGTCGCGCAGTGGGTCTTCGTCCCGTTCATGGTCATTGCGGGCGTGAACTTCGCGCTGTTCTGGTTACTCCTCCGCGACGAGCCCCGCCGGATGTTCGACAATACCGAGTTCCGCGTCTACCTCGGGCTCGTGACCGGGTTCGCGGCCGTCCTCGCCGTCGGGCTGTTCTACGGCGGTGCGCCGGCGACGGAGATCGGGGGGATCACGGAGGGTGCGACGGAGAACGCGCTCAGACAGGGGGTCTTTCAGGTCGCGTCGCTGATGAACTCGACCGGGTACGCGACCGCCGACTTCGCGCAGTGGGACACGCAGACCCGATTTTTCCTGCTGTTCGTGATGTTCGTCGGCGGCTCCGCGGGATCGACCGGTGGCGGAATTAAGGTGATCCGGTGGCTCATCGTGGCCAAGGTGCTGTACCGCGAGCTGTACACCACGGCGAACCCGGAGGTCGTCCGACCGGTCCGGCTCGGCGGCGAGGTCATCGACGAGAACGTGATCCGCGGGATCATGGTGTTCACACTGCTGTACTTCCTCCTGTTCGCGCTCGCCGCGGTGTTCATCGAGATCGACACGAGCCGGGTCCCGGGGATGACTCTCAGCGGGACGGAGGCGTTCGCGGCGTCGCTCGCGACGATCGGGAACATCGGACCGGGGCTCGGACCGTTGGGCCCGTTCGGGAGCTACGAGGTCCTGCCCAACACGACGAAGCTACTGATGATCGGGCTGATGTGGATCGGCCGGCTGGAGATCGTTCCCGTCCTCGCGCTGTTCGTCGCCGGGTTCGACGACCGGTGA
- a CDS encoding universal stress protein: MTAIDDGPTILVALSNPRTEGALVALAGALAEHRGGRVLAVHVVTVPDQTSLEKAAEERATLDRSSAELLDAAVADAAAFDAPVETKTILSHRRVEEVFDAARTNDAAAVAMGYGGTRFAGGRAEGSLDEIAQDLPCDFLVFDGRRLEPSDVLVPTAGGPSSDLSAEVATALRDALGANVSLLHVVDSGGEAEGRAFLADWAASRGLGDATLRVETGDAEEAIARLGPTCDLVIVGATERGLLSRVVRGSPASEAIDRLDAPVLLTERPSSRSLRERLFGRR; encoded by the coding sequence GTGACCGCGATCGACGACGGGCCGACGATCCTGGTCGCGCTCTCGAACCCCCGGACCGAGGGCGCGCTCGTCGCGCTCGCCGGGGCGCTCGCCGAGCACCGCGGCGGGCGCGTGCTGGCGGTACACGTCGTCACCGTCCCCGACCAGACGTCGCTGGAGAAGGCGGCGGAAGAGCGGGCGACGCTCGACCGGTCCTCGGCGGAACTGCTCGACGCCGCCGTCGCCGACGCCGCCGCGTTCGACGCGCCGGTCGAGACGAAGACGATCCTCTCGCACCGCAGGGTCGAGGAGGTGTTCGACGCCGCGCGGACGAACGACGCCGCCGCCGTCGCGATGGGGTACGGCGGAACGCGGTTCGCGGGCGGCCGCGCGGAGGGGTCGCTCGACGAGATCGCTCAGGACCTGCCGTGCGACTTCCTCGTGTTCGACGGCCGGCGGCTGGAGCCGTCGGACGTGCTCGTGCCGACCGCCGGCGGCCCCTCCTCTGACCTCTCCGCCGAGGTCGCGACCGCGCTCCGCGACGCCCTCGGCGCGAACGTCTCCCTGCTACACGTCGTCGATTCGGGCGGAGAGGCGGAGGGGCGAGCGTTCCTCGCGGACTGGGCGGCGAGTCGCGGTCTCGGCGACGCGACGCTGCGGGTCGAGACGGGCGACGCCGAGGAGGCGATCGCCCGTCTGGGGCCGACGTGCGACCTCGTGATCGTCGGGGCGACCGAGCGCGGCCTCCTGTCGCGGGTCGTCCGCGGGTCGCCGGCGTCCGAGGCGATCGACCGGCTCGACGCTCCGGTGCTGCTGACGGAGCGGCCGTCCTCGCGGTCGCTCCGCGAGCGCCTGTTCGGGCGTCGCTGA
- a CDS encoding mechanosensitive ion channel family protein, with amino-acid sequence MGLPAAPVPATAAGTAPTAPVTDALEPFLGPLAGLVVSAAIFLVVLVGVYALNRALVAPLVGRVFDRQGLDEHARRPLRKIVTFLVLFAGVTVAFGAAGYSGFLRSLATIAAAATLAIGFALQDVIKNFVAGVFIYTDKPFRIGDWIEWQGNSGVVEDISFRVTRVRTFDNELLTVPNHVLTGDVIKNPVAKGTLRLKFVFGIDYGDNVERATEIIVEEAEKSDAILDDPAPSVRLTELADSYVGLQSRIWIDEPSRADFVKARADYVKAVKARFDEEDITIPFPQRTVSGRDAWSEPSSFGEAGEPGRGGADGS; translated from the coding sequence ATGGGACTCCCCGCGGCCCCGGTCCCGGCCACCGCGGCCGGAACGGCTCCCACGGCTCCGGTCACGGACGCGTTGGAGCCGTTCCTCGGGCCGCTCGCCGGGCTGGTCGTCTCCGCGGCGATATTCCTCGTCGTCCTGGTCGGCGTCTACGCCCTCAACCGCGCCCTCGTCGCCCCCCTCGTCGGGCGCGTCTTCGACCGGCAGGGGCTCGACGAACACGCGCGCCGCCCGCTGCGGAAGATCGTCACCTTCCTCGTGCTGTTCGCGGGCGTGACGGTCGCGTTCGGCGCGGCCGGCTACAGCGGCTTCCTCCGCTCGCTGGCGACGATCGCGGCCGCGGCGACGCTCGCGATCGGCTTCGCCCTACAGGACGTGATCAAGAACTTCGTCGCCGGCGTGTTCATCTACACGGACAAGCCGTTCCGCATCGGCGACTGGATCGAGTGGCAGGGCAACTCCGGCGTCGTCGAGGACATCTCCTTCCGCGTCACGCGCGTCCGAACCTTCGACAACGAACTGCTCACGGTGCCGAACCACGTCCTCACCGGCGACGTGATCAAGAACCCGGTCGCGAAGGGGACGCTGCGCCTGAAGTTCGTCTTCGGCATCGACTACGGCGACAACGTCGAGCGCGCGACGGAGATCATCGTCGAGGAGGCCGAGAAGAGCGACGCGATCCTGGACGACCCCGCGCCGTCGGTCCGACTGACGGAGCTGGCCGACTCGTACGTCGGTCTCCAGTCGCGGATCTGGATCGACGAGCCGTCGCGGGCGGACTTCGTGAAGGCGCGCGCCGACTACGTGAAGGCCGTCAAAGCGCGGTTCGACGAGGAGGACATCACCATCCCGTTCCCGCAACGGACCGTCTCGGGCCGGGACGCGTGGTCCGAGCCGTCGTCGTTCGGCGAGGCGGGCGAGCCCGGACGCGGCGGCGCGGACGGGTCCTGA
- a CDS encoding DUF5797 family protein: MSLTDEERSRLADVVRLQPTKNGELQDAWEMDSGSEVHGYLEDHLKEYYYRDDDSLIRTTAEANDLVDVEPGVEPDAVAKGGVPETIRVPELEARVVEVLAGPEERSQSVVSVLNALREAYDGDPEVDAVRRALRSLERKNVVEVVYRTVPTFRLAVERDEIEVEISE, encoded by the coding sequence ATGAGCCTCACGGACGAGGAACGGAGCCGACTCGCGGACGTGGTCCGCCTCCAGCCGACGAAGAACGGCGAGCTACAGGACGCGTGGGAGATGGATAGCGGCAGCGAGGTTCACGGCTACCTCGAAGACCACCTGAAAGAGTACTACTACCGCGACGACGACAGCCTGATCCGCACGACGGCGGAGGCGAACGACCTCGTCGACGTCGAGCCGGGCGTCGAACCGGACGCGGTCGCGAAGGGAGGCGTCCCGGAGACGATCCGCGTCCCGGAGCTGGAAGCGCGGGTCGTCGAGGTCCTCGCCGGGCCGGAGGAGCGCTCGCAGTCGGTCGTCAGCGTGCTCAACGCGCTTCGGGAGGCGTACGACGGCGATCCCGAGGTCGACGCGGTGCGACGTGCGCTCCGCAGCCTCGAACGCAAGAACGTCGTCGAGGTCGTCTACCGGACCGTGCCGACGTTCCGGCTGGCGGTCGAGCGCGACGAGATCGAAGTCGAGATAAGCGAGTAG
- a CDS encoding SHOCT domain-containing protein has product MTDDETLRERFRENASGIAATTVTGIWLAALLADFGWWLPFMLFGYVVIVPVVSMLFDDEEPESVHVESESGSVRVERGEAAERDDRRSEDTTDALERLRTRYADGDLTDEQFERKLDRLLETETPEDAAEWVERERAAGEVERER; this is encoded by the coding sequence ATGACGGACGACGAGACCCTCCGCGAGCGGTTCCGCGAGAACGCGAGCGGCATCGCCGCGACGACCGTGACCGGGATCTGGCTCGCGGCGCTCCTCGCCGACTTCGGGTGGTGGCTCCCGTTCATGCTGTTCGGGTACGTCGTCATCGTCCCCGTCGTCTCGATGCTGTTCGACGACGAGGAGCCCGAGTCGGTCCACGTCGAGTCGGAGTCCGGCTCGGTCCGGGTCGAACGGGGGGAGGCGGCGGAACGCGACGACCGCCGAAGCGAGGACACGACCGACGCGCTCGAACGGCTGCGAACCCGGTACGCCGACGGCGACCTCACCGACGAGCAGTTCGAGCGGAAGCTCGACCGGCTCTTGGAGACGGAGACGCCCGAAGATGCGGCCGAGTGGGTCGAGCGCGAGCGGGCGGCGGGCGAGGTCGAACGCGAACGCTGA
- a CDS encoding TrkH family potassium uptake protein, with amino-acid sequence MNAKIRVGWRASVGLTGDVLAALSLPLAFPLLVAFYYGESPLPFIAAIAVSLALGAAFRTVQDPEVNLGPREAFLAVALIWFLVAAVGAIPFVVAGVGTVAHPVNAMFESMSGLTTTGATVLRDFSLHSRSVLMWRQVIQWLGGLGILILATAVLSELGVGGAQLMESESQNQDVNKLTPKISRTAQLIWGIYLGLTMLAVIVYFGLGLAVDPQMDLYNAVAHAFTSVATAGFSPEPLSVGAFHPLIQWAVVPFMVIGSTSFVLIYFAINGDPMRLLRNEEFHFYLGAMGTLASIVAVGLFLDPGSNFGVEGTIRHAVFNVASIVTTTGYASTDYVQWAPAAKHMLFMGMFIGGMVGSTTCSIKSLRWLVALKSFRRNLFTAIHPESVRPVRISGKTVDEGAIRDIYAYLLLSIVIFFLLAIVIVVDAERADLPVTEFEALGAAATTFLNIGPAFGDAGPYGTFASFSLSTRAVMVVLMWIGRIEIIPVLVLFTKAFWTS; translated from the coding sequence GTGAACGCAAAGATCCGCGTTGGATGGCGGGCGAGCGTGGGACTCACCGGCGACGTCCTCGCCGCGCTCTCGCTCCCACTGGCGTTCCCGCTGCTCGTCGCCTTCTACTACGGCGAGTCCCCCCTCCCCTTCATCGCGGCGATCGCGGTCTCGCTCGCGCTCGGCGCTGCGTTCCGGACGGTGCAGGACCCCGAGGTGAACCTCGGTCCGCGCGAGGCGTTCCTCGCGGTGGCGCTGATCTGGTTCCTCGTCGCCGCGGTGGGCGCGATCCCGTTCGTGGTCGCGGGCGTCGGGACGGTCGCGCATCCGGTCAACGCCATGTTCGAGTCGATGAGCGGGCTGACGACGACCGGCGCGACCGTCCTGCGCGACTTCTCGCTCCACTCGCGGTCCGTGCTGATGTGGCGGCAGGTGATCCAGTGGCTCGGCGGACTGGGGATCCTCATCTTAGCGACCGCGGTGCTCTCCGAGCTCGGCGTCGGTGGCGCACAGCTCATGGAGTCGGAGTCGCAGAATCAAGACGTCAACAAGCTCACGCCGAAGATCTCACGGACGGCCCAGCTCATCTGGGGGATTTACCTCGGGCTCACAATGCTCGCGGTCATCGTCTACTTCGGACTCGGACTCGCCGTCGACCCCCAGATGGACCTGTACAACGCGGTCGCCCACGCGTTCACGTCTGTCGCGACCGCCGGCTTCTCGCCGGAGCCGCTCTCTGTCGGCGCGTTCCACCCGCTCATCCAGTGGGCGGTCGTCCCGTTCATGGTGATCGGCTCGACGAGCTTCGTCCTGATCTACTTCGCCATCAACGGCGATCCGATGCGTCTACTGCGGAACGAGGAGTTCCACTTCTACCTCGGTGCGATGGGGACGCTCGCGTCGATCGTCGCCGTCGGCCTGTTCCTCGACCCGGGGAGCAACTTCGGAGTCGAGGGGACGATACGCCACGCCGTGTTCAACGTCGCGTCGATCGTGACGACGACGGGGTACGCCAGCACCGACTACGTACAGTGGGCACCCGCGGCGAAACACATGCTGTTCATGGGGATGTTCATCGGCGGGATGGTCGGGTCGACGACCTGCTCGATCAAGTCGCTCCGGTGGCTGGTCGCGCTGAAGTCGTTCCGGCGGAACCTCTTCACCGCGATCCACCCGGAATCCGTTCGGCCGGTCCGGATCTCCGGAAAGACGGTCGACGAGGGCGCGATCCGAGACATCTACGCGTATCTCCTCTTGAGCATCGTGATCTTCTTCCTGCTCGCTATCGTGATAGTCGTCGACGCCGAGCGCGCCGACCTTCCGGTCACCGAGTTCGAGGCGCTGGGGGCGGCGGCGACGACGTTCCTCAACATCGGTCCGGCCTTCGGCGACGCCGGCCCCTACGGGACGTTCGCGAGCTTCTCGTTGAGCACCCGCGCCGTGATGGTCGTTCTCATGTGGATCGGGCGAATCGAGATTATCCCCGTGCTCGTGCTGTTCACGAAGGCGTTCTGGACCTCCTGA
- the gatA gene encoding Asp-tRNA(Asn)/Glu-tRNA(Gln) amidotransferase subunit GatA: MTADINAFVTEEQIEGAADADAPLADATVAVKDNISTAGIRTTCGSEMLADYVPPYSATVVDRLTEAGATVVGKTNMDEFGMGTTTETSAFGPTRNPADTDRVPGGSSGGSAAAVAAGEADIALGSDTGGSVRCPAAFCGVVGIKPTYGLVSRYGLIAYANSLEQIGPIAGTVEEAAAALDVMAGPDPNDGTTRDLSEVEGADPSASYADAADGDVEGMTVGVPTELFEGADERVVETVEAAIAELEAQGAETTEISLPSVEHAVQAYYVIAMAEASSNLARFDGVRYGHRSESDGNWNESFAETREEGFGAEVKRRILLGTYALSAGYHDKYYEKAQDARAWVRQDFEEAFEDVDVIASPTMPVLPFELGESLDDPLRMYLADANTTPVNLANLPAISVPAGEADGLPVGLQLVGAKFDEETIVRAASAVEDR; this comes from the coding sequence ATGACGGCCGACATCAACGCCTTCGTCACGGAGGAGCAGATTGAGGGCGCCGCGGACGCCGACGCCCCCCTCGCGGACGCGACAGTCGCGGTGAAGGACAACATCTCGACGGCCGGGATCCGGACGACCTGCGGCTCCGAGATGCTGGCCGACTACGTCCCGCCGTACTCCGCGACCGTCGTCGACCGGCTCACCGAGGCGGGCGCGACGGTGGTCGGGAAGACGAACATGGACGAGTTCGGGATGGGGACGACGACGGAGACCTCCGCGTTCGGTCCCACCCGGAATCCGGCCGACACCGACCGCGTGCCGGGCGGCTCCTCCGGCGGCTCCGCGGCCGCGGTCGCCGCGGGCGAGGCCGACATCGCGCTCGGCTCCGACACGGGCGGCTCGGTGCGCTGTCCGGCCGCGTTCTGCGGCGTCGTCGGGATCAAGCCCACCTACGGGCTGGTGTCGCGGTACGGGCTCATCGCGTACGCGAACTCGCTCGAACAGATCGGGCCGATCGCGGGCACCGTCGAGGAGGCGGCCGCCGCGCTCGACGTCATGGCCGGGCCGGACCCCAACGACGGCACCACACGCGACCTGAGCGAGGTTGAGGGCGCGGACCCGTCGGCGAGCTATGCCGACGCCGCCGACGGCGACGTGGAGGGGATGACCGTCGGCGTCCCGACGGAGCTGTTCGAGGGGGCTGACGAGCGCGTCGTCGAGACGGTCGAGGCGGCCATCGCGGAGCTGGAGGCGCAGGGCGCGGAGACGACCGAAATTTCGCTGCCGTCGGTCGAACACGCGGTCCAAGCGTACTACGTCATCGCGATGGCGGAGGCCTCCTCGAACCTCGCGCGCTTCGACGGCGTGCGGTACGGCCACCGGAGCGAGTCGGACGGCAACTGGAACGAGTCGTTCGCGGAGACGCGAGAGGAGGGGTTCGGCGCGGAGGTCAAACGCCGGATCCTGCTCGGCACGTACGCGCTCTCGGCCGGCTACCACGACAAGTACTACGAGAAGGCGCAGGACGCCCGCGCGTGGGTCCGGCAGGACTTCGAGGAGGCGTTCGAGGACGTGGACGTGATCGCCTCGCCGACGATGCCGGTCCTCCCCTTCGAACTCGGCGAGAGCCTCGACGACCCGCTGCGGATGTACCTCGCGGACGCCAACACGACGCCGGTGAACCTCGCGAACCTCCCCGCGATATCGGTGCCGGCCGGCGAGGCCGACGGCCTCCCCGTCGGGCTACAGCTCGTCGGCGCGAAGTTCGACGAGGAGACGATCGTTCGCGCCGCGAGCGCGGTCGAGGACCGATGA
- the trkA gene encoding Trk system potassium transporter TrkA, protein MHVVVIGAGEVGTSIASSLASDHEVVVVDVDPDRAEQLKYELDVLTIAGDGTSSEIQTAADVGRADMVIACTDNDQTNLVACGTAKTLGDGFTIARVKSTDFLRTWEGNEGAFGVDFMVCTDLLTAENIVRVIGLPAAIDVDPFAGGLVQMAEFEIAADSPVAGQTVSEADRFESLTFVGIFRDGEMIIPRGDTDIRVSDRAVVIGSPESVQSFATDVAPETTPDRADEIVVVGGSEIGYQTARLLEERDFKPRLIERDADRARWLAENLPNSVVMEHDATDTEFLSREHVDEADIVVTALRSDEKNLLISVLAKRLGVDRVIAVVDSPDYVTVFEEIGIDIAINPRTVTAEEITRFTYESVAENIAVLENDQAEVLELELTEGCGLVGRPISEIVAESDVRFVIGAITRNRKLVTPRGDTVLQAGDHVILLVESDSVSDIASMA, encoded by the coding sequence ATGCATGTGGTCGTCATCGGGGCCGGCGAGGTCGGCACGAGCATCGCTTCGAGCCTCGCGTCGGACCACGAGGTCGTCGTCGTCGACGTCGACCCCGACCGGGCGGAACAGCTCAAGTACGAGCTCGACGTGCTGACCATCGCCGGAGATGGGACCTCCTCGGAGATCCAGACGGCGGCCGACGTCGGCCGCGCGGACATGGTCATCGCCTGTACCGACAACGACCAGACGAACCTCGTCGCCTGCGGCACCGCGAAGACGCTCGGCGACGGGTTCACCATCGCCCGCGTGAAAAGCACCGACTTCCTCCGCACGTGGGAGGGCAACGAGGGCGCGTTCGGCGTCGACTTCATGGTGTGTACCGACCTGTTGACCGCGGAGAACATCGTCCGGGTCATCGGGCTGCCGGCGGCGATCGACGTCGACCCGTTCGCCGGCGGGCTGGTCCAGATGGCGGAGTTCGAGATTGCGGCGGACAGCCCCGTCGCCGGACAGACGGTCTCGGAGGCCGACCGCTTCGAGTCGCTCACGTTCGTCGGCATCTTCCGCGACGGCGAGATGATCATCCCGCGCGGCGACACCGACATCCGCGTCAGTGACCGCGCGGTGGTGATCGGAAGCCCCGAGAGCGTCCAGTCGTTCGCGACGGACGTGGCTCCGGAGACGACGCCCGACCGGGCCGACGAGATCGTCGTCGTCGGCGGCAGCGAGATCGGGTACCAGACGGCCCGGCTGCTCGAAGAGCGCGACTTCAAGCCGCGGCTGATCGAACGGGACGCGGACCGCGCCCGCTGGCTCGCGGAGAACCTCCCGAACTCCGTCGTGATGGAACACGACGCGACCGACACCGAGTTCCTCTCGCGCGAACACGTCGACGAGGCCGACATCGTCGTCACCGCGCTGCGGTCCGACGAGAAGAACCTGCTCATCTCCGTGCTCGCGAAGCGGCTCGGCGTCGACCGCGTGATCGCCGTCGTCGACAGCCCCGACTACGTCACCGTCTTCGAGGAGATCGGCATCGACATCGCGATCAACCCCCGAACCGTCACCGCCGAGGAGATCACGCGGTTCACCTACGAGAGCGTCGCGGAGAACATCGCCGTGCTGGAGAACGACCAGGCGGAGGTGCTCGAACTCGAACTCACGGAGGGGTGCGGACTCGTTGGGCGACCGATCTCAGAGATCGTCGCGGAAAGCGACGTGCGCTTCGTCATCGGCGCGATCACCCGGAACCGCAAGCTGGTCACTCCTCGCGGGGACACCGTCCTCCAAGCGGGCGACCACGTCATCCTGCTCGTGGAGTCCGACTCGGTGAGCGACATCGCCTCGATGGCGTGA